The Candidatus Deferrimicrobiaceae bacterium region AGCGGCGCCACACCGGACCGCAGCCCGTCTCGACCTTGAGCACGGCGTCGATCACGCGCAGGGAATCGAGCACGACCGGGTCGTCGGGGCGGCGGATGCCGTACCGCACCAGCTCGAGGAAGCCGGCGTCGACGATCTCCCGGGCCGGGAATCGCCAGGGCGTTCCGGGCGGGCGGTTGTTGAGCACGAGCACGCCGCAGTCGGGATCCTCGACGGGCGAGGGATCGTCCACGTCGACCGGCAGGATGCGGATGTAGTGCCGCGGGATCCCGGGCACCAGGGTGCCTGCGCGCGTGACGGTCCACGCCTCGACGTGGCATTCGAGGAAATCGGCGTACTCCTCGAGGAAGCGCGCCGTCGCCTCGTCGCCCCGCCTGCGGGCGAAGGAAGCCGCGCAGACCAGCGCCGCGATGTTCGCGGCAAGCGTCGACGGGGAATATCCGGAGGCCTCCTCCCACCGCTCCTGCTGCGTCACGGGGCCATGCGCCACCAGGTATCCGGCTGCCCTGCGCACCATCGGCCAGGGATCGAACTCTCCCAGCGCCCCGGCCCGTTCGAGGTGCCAGGCGAGCAGGATCGGGAACGCCACCTCGTCGAGCTGGACGCCTTGCCAGTAGGGCGTCCCGTCGATCCAGAAGTTCTGCGGGAATCCGCCGTCCTCCTGCTGGCTGACCGCCAGGTAGACGAGCGCACGCAGCGGGGAATCGGTGTTGCCCGCGGCGAGCAGCCCCAGCGCCGTGTTGACGAGGTCGCGCGTCCAGACCAGGTGATACCCCCCCTGGTCCCGGTCGTCCTTCGCCTCTCCCCAGGGAATCGAGAGCGACGCGATGAAGGCGCCCGGGTAGGTCTTGTCCTCGTGGCCGAGCAGCAGGCTGTAGCTGCCGTGATAGAGGTCGCACTCCTCGCAGTCCGCGTCCTCGAGCGGCAGGATCTTCCGGCCGGTGCGGCTCCATTGCCCCGTGAACCGCTCGAGGTGCGCCTCGAACGGCACGGCCAGCGACTCGAAGAGCGCCGTCGCGGCGTCGTGCAGCCCCCGGCCGAACGCCAGCCCGACGGTGAACGCCCGGCAGCCGTCGAGCGCCAACTCGCCCGTCAGCGCCAGGTTGCCGTCGCGCGCGACGTCGAATTCCCATTCAATCCGGCCATGGGCCGCCAGATCCGTCCATCCGTCGCTGGCGCCGACATACCCGGCCGAAAGCTTCGAGAACGGGACGCCCGCAGCGACCACGAGCCACGTCCCGTCCTTCTCGGCGGCCAGGATTCGCCGCCCGGCAACCTCGAGAACGTAGCCGTTGTTGCCCCATCCTCCTCCCCCGAGGTGGGGGGCGCAGAGCAGGTGGAACTTCAGGCGGGAGAGGACGCTCTCGTCGCCGGCGAGATAGGTCCGCTGCAGCACTACGGGCAAGTGCGGGTCGCAGATGATCTCCTTGAGGATCTCGTACCGGCCTTCCCGGTCCTTGTTGGTGATCCGGTAGCCCAGGACGTGCCGGGAGAGCCGCTGGGTCGTCGTTCGCAGGTGCCTTTTCTCGTCTTGAAACAACCCATTCCCGTCGGTCACAAGGAACTGGAGATCGCGGATCTGGGGGCGATCGACGGTCGGGTAATAGACCTCGGTGATGACGCCGTTCCACAGGGTGAACCAGACGCGGCTCGAACTGGAATAGGCCGTTCCGACGCCGTCCTTCGCCCCCTGGGTCCAACGGGGCGGAATGCCCGGCCACCCGAAGGCCTCCCGGCCCGGCCCGATCACTCCCATCGTGCCTCCGTCATTCCGTCATGCGGCGAACGGAAAGCCCAGCGCCTTCCAGGCCTCGACGCCTCCCAGGAGCGCCTTCGCATTCACGAACCCTTCCCCGATGTATTTCCCCGCCTGACCGGCGGAGGTCGCCTCGGTGGGTCAGGCACAATAGAAGACGATTTCTTTCCTCCGGTCGAGCGTCGGGACCAGCGCCCGGAACTCCTGAAGCGAAATCGCGCCGTCAAGCCTAAGGCTGCGATACTTGTCCTCGTCCTCGTAGGCGCACACCAGGAGCGCCTCGCCCCTTTGCGCCTTGATCCTCGCGTCCGACGGGTGAATCCGGGGGACTTCCCACATGGACTGCCTCCTTTTTGGCTGGTGCACGGCTCCCTGCGGAGGAGCCCGCTTTCCGGTTAGATTGCCGACAGGCGGACATTGGTTCCCGACATTTTTTTGAGGATATACTCGTAATCGCGGCGCCGCGGTGGAAGCGGGCGCGCAAGGCGGGGGAAGCATGGCGGAATTCCCGGATCCGGGCCCGGTGGCCCTCTTCGGCTCGGGCGAGACCTCGCGGGTCGGCGGCAACGTGTTCGAACGGCTGGCCGCGCGCGGCGGAGGCCACGGCCCTTATCGCATTTCGATCCTCGAGACCCCCGCGGGCTTCGAGCCGAATTCCGACCGCGTCGCCGGGCGCATCGCCGATTTCCTCCGCCGGCGCCTCGAAAACCGCCGCCCCGAGATCGAGATCATCCCCGCGCGGCAGCGCGACACCCCCTTCAGCCCCGACGATCCGGCATTGCTTGCGGGCCTGCTCCGCGCCGACCTCGTCTTTCTCGGGCCGGGCAGCCCGACCTACGCCGTCCGCCAACTTCGGGACAGCCTCGCGTGGCACACCCTCTTGGCGCGTCACCGCCTGGGAGCGACGACCGTCTTCGCCAGCGCGGCGATGATCGCCATCGGGGCGAGCGCCCTGCCCGTCTACGAGATCTACAAGGTCGGGGAGCCGGTGCACTGGACGGAGGGACTGGACCTGTTCGGGGCCTACGGGCTCTCGCTGGCCTTCGTCCCGCACTGGAACAACACCGACGGCGGCGAGGAGCTCGACACCAGCCATTGCTACATGGGGGAAAAGCGGTTCGAGGCGCTGCGCGCCCTGCTCCCCCCCGACCGGACGATCGTCGGCGTCGATGAGAGCACGGCTCTGGTGGCGGAGCTATCGGCAGGGCGGGGGGAAGTCGTCGGGCAGGGGACGGTCACCATTCTCCGGGGCGGGCGCGAACAACGGTTCGCCGCCGGTCAATCGTTCGACCTGGGCATCCTCGGGCCTTTCGACAAAAGAAGCGGGCGCGGGGCGATCCCTTCGGCAGTATGGGACGCGGCGGTCGCCGCCACGGCGTCTCCCGCCGTCCGGCCGCCCGTCGTCGTCCCCGACGAGGTCAAGACGCTGGTTGAGGCGCGCCAAACCGCGCGGGAACGGCACGACTGGGGGGAGGCCGACACGCTGCGGAAGCGGATCGGCGCGCTGGGCTGGAAGATCACCGACACCCCGGAGGGTCAGGTCATCGAGGCGCGGCCGGCCGGCGCCTCCGACGAATGACCCGACGCCCCCCGGCGCGCCCGCGAGTTACTTCCCGAAATCGACCTTCGGCACTTCCTTCGCCCCCGCCTCGGCCTCGAAGAACGGCTTCTTTTGCGCGCCCGCGAATCCGGCGACGAGGCTGTTCGGGAACGTGACGATGTAGCTGTTGTAGACGCCGATCGAGTCGTTGTAGCGCTTCCGCTCGACGGCGATCCGGTTCTCGGCGCCGGCAAGCTCGTCCATCAGCCGGGTGAACTGCGTGTCGGCCTTGAGGTTCGGATAGTTCTCGACCACCACGAGCAGGCGGGACAGGGCGCCCGACAGCTCGCCGTTCGCCTTCATGGCCTCGGTGGGCGTCTTTGCGCCGCCGAGCGCGGCCCTGGCCGCCGAGATGTTGGCCAGCACGTCCTTCTCGTGGATGGAATACCCCTTGACGGTCGAGACGAGGTTCGGGATCAGGTCGGCGCGCCGCTGGAGCACGTTCTGCACCTGCCCCCACGACTGGTCCACCGCGACCGTCATCTTCTGGATCGTGTTGTACTTGCCGACGAGCCATCCGCCGGCCAGCAGCACGATCAGCAGCAGCCCCCCGAGCACGGCCGCGACGACGACGCCGGCGCCCCCGCGATTGTTTTCCCTGATGTGCATGGATGAAGCTCCTTTCAGTCGTTTCCGTGATTGCCCGGTCAGAAATCGCCCCCGGCGCCGCCGCCGCCCGAGTCGCCCCCGCCGAAGTCGCCGCCGCCCGAATCGCCGCCCCCCGAGCCGCCGCCTCCGAAGCCCCCGCCGCCCATGGGGAACCCGCCGTAGGGACCGCCGCCCCCGCCGCCTCCCCGCGGGCCGCGACCTCCCCGGCCGAACAGGCTGGCGACCAGGAAGACGAGGAAAAGGAGGCCGAGCGCGATCCACGGGGTGTGGAGGAGCGACCCCTTCCGGGGCTGCCCGGTCGCGACGTCCTCCCCTTTTTGCCCCGCGGAGAGCACGATCGCACGCACCGCGTCCACCGCCTGGGAGAGGCCTTCGCCGTAGCGGCCGTCCTTGAATGCGGGCCGCAGGATCGCGTCGCGGATCTCGCCGACCTTGCCGTCGGGAAGGATCTTCTCTGTGCCGTACCCCGTCGTGATCCAGATCTTCCGGTCGCGGACGGCGACCAGGAAGAGGAGGCCGTTGTCCTTGCCCTTCTTGCCGATCTTCCAGCGGTCGTAGACGCGCTGGGCATAGTCGGCGGGCGCCTCGCCGGCGAGCGTGTCGACCGTCAGCACGCCGATCTCGAAAGAGGTCTTCCGCTCGAGGTCGGCAATGGAGGCCGCGATCCTCGGCGCCCAGTCGCCCAGGACGCCGGCCGTATCGGTCACATATCCGGTATGCGCCGGGACCTCGTCCGGGGTCGCCGCGGCGGCCGGCGCGTACATCATGGGGAGTCCCGCGGCCAGGAACAGCAGCGCGGCGAGGAGGAGGCGTCGCATCGTCATAACGGCCTATCATAATCCAAGATGAAGCGCTCCGGCGTATCGGCTGGAAAACTCCCGGATCCGCGCGGCGTTCCTGCCGAGATCGCTCAGCCCGATCCGTGAAACGGAGCGGACGTCCACGCGGCTGCTGCCGCTCTCCTCCGGCCGGATGCGGATCACCACGTCGTCCTTGAGCTTCAGCCAGCGCGTCCGATCGGTCGCCTCGATCCGCCCGGCGGCCGGATCGGCCCCGGCGATCGCCCAGCCCATCCCGCGCGCCACATCCAGCGCCCGCTCGAACGACTCGGCCGGCGGCAGCGATGATTCGATCGGGACGATGTCCGGATACGCCTTCCGCTGTTTTTCCGCCACCACGGCCCCGCCGTATTCCGCCCCGTTGAACGAACCATTCCGTTCCGGGAGCAACGCGACAAAGGCGGGAGGATCCGACGGGTCGGTCGTGATGTCGTGGATCATCGGCACGTTCTTGGCGACCCGGTACGAGACGGCCGACACGCCGATCGCCACGCACCCGATCACGATCCCGAAGCCGAACGCGATCGAGACGGTCACCTCTCCCGCACGCCCCCGCAACCACCGCATCGCGCACCTCCCGCCTGTTGGATATCCGCCGACCGGTGCGGGTTTCCCGACGCCTTCGGGCGGATTTCACGCCGATCCCGTGCCAGCGGAATCATGCAGAGGGTTAATTCTTGAGATCGGGCATCGCGATAGCTACCCTGTCCGTTGGCAAAAATACAGGCGGGAGACGTGCGAATGACCGAGGAAAGAAGATTCAAGGGAAACCCGGCGATGGTGACCGTCGGCATCACGGACGGCCGGTCGATCGTCGGGCGTCTCAAGAGCTTCCGGCCCACGGACCCGGAGCTCATCCTCGCCGTACGCTCCCGGGACGCCGCCGGCATCTCCACCGAATCGACCCAACGGTTGGCGTCCGGCAGCGTCGCCTACGTCGCGATCCATCGCGTCGGCCAACCGTTCCCGGTACCGTCATCCGGCAAGACGCAGTCGCTCGACGTCCACGTCGCTGGCGGAATCACCTTCTCCGTCCTGGCCGCGGCCGAAAAAGGGTCGGCGCGCCCCGGCTTCTGGGCCGTGCCGGCCACCAATGCCAGCCTCTTTTCCGAAATCTATTTCTACGCCCACGGGATCAACGCCCGGGAGGACAAGGTCTCCCTCGGCGAGCTTCTCGTCGAGACGGGCGTCATCGAGGACGAAAAACTCACCCGCGGCCTCGAGGAGCAGGCGGAGCGCCGGGCGCTCAACATCGGGGATATCCTCATCCGTCAGAACAAGGTGGGGGAGGCCGAGGTCAAGGCAGCCGCGGCGACCCAGCGGGAAGCGGCGGCGAAGGGTCGGAGGATGCGCCTGGGAGAAGTGCTGGTCGAGGCCGGGCTCGCACGCGAGGAGGACATCGAGGCCGCGCTCGAGGAGCAGAAGAAGAAACGGGGGAAGCGGATCGGCGAGGTGCTCGTCGAGATGGGCCTCGTCAGCGAGTTCGAGCTGGCCAGGACGCTCTCGAAGAAATTCAACGTGCCCTTCATCGACCTGGACGAGACCGAGGTGGACCCGGAGGCCGTTTCGCTCGTCCCACCGGAGCTGATCCAGAAATATTCCGTCCTGCCGGTCCACTCCGACGAAAAGGGGCTGACGATCGCCATCTCCGACCCCCTCGCCTTCGAGGCGCTCGACATGCTGCGGTTCACGCTCGGCGTGCGGATCATGGAAACGGTGGCGATGCCTTCCCAGATCGCCCGCCTCATCTCGAAGATGGTCGCGAACGGCGACGACTTCGTCGCATCCGACCGGATGGAGGAGATCCTCTCGGACATCCAGATCGACAACCTGTCCGAGGAAGCCCCCGACGCCAAGGACCTCACGATCGCCAGCAATGACGACAGCGGAGTCGCTCGCCTTGCCAACCAGATCATCTTCGACGCCCAGGCCCGCGGGGCCTCCGACATCCACATCGAGCCGGACGGCGAAGGCCGGGAGACGACGGTCCGCTTCCGGGTGGACGGGATCTGCGAGACCTACCGGAAGTTCCAGCCCATACTCCGCTCGCGCCTCGTGGCCCGCCTGAAGATCATGGCCCAGCTCGACATCACCGAGCATCGCAAGCCGCAGGACGGCAAGATCCGCCTCCGCCTGAAGGACAAGCCGCTGGAGTTGCGCGTCGCCACGATTCCGACCGTCTCCCGCGACGAGGACGTGGTGCTCCGGATCCTCTCGGCCGGCGAACCGATCCCGATGGATGAGTTGCTCCTGTCGCCCCGCGACCTGGCCGAGGCGCGCCGGATCGTCGGGAAGCCGTACGGCATGGTTCTCGCGGTGGGGCCCACCGGATCGG contains the following coding sequences:
- a CDS encoding glycoside hydrolase family 15 protein, encoding MGVIGPGREAFGWPGIPPRWTQGAKDGVGTAYSSSSRVWFTLWNGVITEVYYPTVDRPQIRDLQFLVTDGNGLFQDEKRHLRTTTQRLSRHVLGYRITNKDREGRYEILKEIICDPHLPVVLQRTYLAGDESVLSRLKFHLLCAPHLGGGGWGNNGYVLEVAGRRILAAEKDGTWLVVAAGVPFSKLSAGYVGASDGWTDLAAHGRIEWEFDVARDGNLALTGELALDGCRAFTVGLAFGRGLHDAATALFESLAVPFEAHLERFTGQWSRTGRKILPLEDADCEECDLYHGSYSLLLGHEDKTYPGAFIASLSIPWGEAKDDRDQGGYHLVWTRDLVNTALGLLAAGNTDSPLRALVYLAVSQQEDGGFPQNFWIDGTPYWQGVQLDEVAFPILLAWHLERAGALGEFDPWPMVRRAAGYLVAHGPVTQQERWEEASGYSPSTLAANIAALVCAASFARRRGDEATARFLEEYADFLECHVEAWTVTRAGTLVPGIPRHYIRILPVDVDDPSPVEDPDCGVLVLNNRPPGTPWRFPAREIVDAGFLELVRYGIRRPDDPVVLDSLRVIDAVLKVETGCGPVWRRYNHDAYGQREDGGPFTGWGKGRAWPLLTGERGHYALAAGEDPQPYLRAMEAFAIPTGLLPEQVWDEPDRPDLHMYLGRPTGSARPLMWAHAEYIKLLRSRRDGRVFDCIPEVAARYIADRRGCQTIEIWKPNRHVRAVSPGATLRVQAPEPFLLRWSRDDWRTATDTESLSTALGIDYADIPTGTEDGGAIRFTFRWPLRNAWEGDDYRVAIGGRPASPG
- a CDS encoding LemA family protein, which produces MHIRENNRGGAGVVVAAVLGGLLLIVLLAGGWLVGKYNTIQKMTVAVDQSWGQVQNVLQRRADLIPNLVSTVKGYSIHEKDVLANISAARAALGGAKTPTEAMKANGELSGALSRLLVVVENYPNLKADTQFTRLMDELAGAENRIAVERKRYNDSIGVYNSYIVTFPNSLVAGFAGAQKKPFFEAEAGAKEVPKVDFGK
- a CDS encoding TPM domain-containing protein, whose amino-acid sequence is MTMRRLLLAALLFLAAGLPMMYAPAAAATPDEVPAHTGYVTDTAGVLGDWAPRIAASIADLERKTSFEIGVLTVDTLAGEAPADYAQRVYDRWKIGKKGKDNGLLFLVAVRDRKIWITTGYGTEKILPDGKVGEIRDAILRPAFKDGRYGEGLSQAVDAVRAIVLSAGQKGEDVATGQPRKGSLLHTPWIALGLLFLVFLVASLFGRGGRGPRGGGGGGGPYGGFPMGGGGFGGGGSGGGDSGGGDFGGGDSGGGGAGGDF
- a CDS encoding DUF1499 domain-containing protein gives rise to the protein MRWLRGRAGEVTVSIAFGFGIVIGCVAIGVSAVSYRVAKNVPMIHDITTDPSDPPAFVALLPERNGSFNGAEYGGAVVAEKQRKAYPDIVPIESSLPPAESFERALDVARGMGWAIAGADPAAGRIEATDRTRWLKLKDDVVIRIRPEESGSSRVDVRSVSRIGLSDLGRNAARIREFSSRYAGALHLGL
- a CDS encoding ATPase, T2SS/T4P/T4SS family, with amino-acid sequence MTEERRFKGNPAMVTVGITDGRSIVGRLKSFRPTDPELILAVRSRDAAGISTESTQRLASGSVAYVAIHRVGQPFPVPSSGKTQSLDVHVAGGITFSVLAAAEKGSARPGFWAVPATNASLFSEIYFYAHGINAREDKVSLGELLVETGVIEDEKLTRGLEEQAERRALNIGDILIRQNKVGEAEVKAAAATQREAAAKGRRMRLGEVLVEAGLAREEDIEAALEEQKKKRGKRIGEVLVEMGLVSEFELARTLSKKFNVPFIDLDETEVDPEAVSLVPPELIQKYSVLPVHSDEKGLTIAISDPLAFEALDMLRFTLGVRIMETVAMPSQIARLISKMVANGDDFVASDRMEEILSDIQIDNLSEEAPDAKDLTIASNDDSGVARLANQIIFDAQARGASDIHIEPDGEGRETTVRFRVDGICETYRKFQPILRSRLVARLKIMAQLDITEHRKPQDGKIRLRLKDKPLELRVATIPTVSRDEDVVLRILSAGEPIPMDELLLSPRDLAEARRIVGKPYGMVLAVGPTGSGKTTTLHSLIGSINTPARKIWTAEDPVEITQRGLRQVQVKPRIGFDFATALRAFLRADPDVIMVGEMRDQETATMAVEASLTGHLVFSTLHTNSAPETVTRMVDMGLDRFTFSDAILGVLAQRLARRLCVECRQSYDATLAEREEMETLFGSDELDQALDGRPLRLHRATGCPKCEGRGYKGRLGLYELLVADDAIRQAIQKKVPADQIRTLAVAGGMRTLLQDGIGKCLKGLTDMRQVLAVCNR